In Algiphilus sp., the following proteins share a genomic window:
- a CDS encoding glycerophosphodiester phosphodiesterase encodes MRAGKALAVMMLGGLLVACSGGSDGGGSGSGGGLVPPPGPAPTFACMASLTENPWRQRQPLNIAHAGGNLEFPDNTLFAYEKALEVGAHMLEMDIWQTADGELVVIHDETVNRTTNGSGPVAEKTLAEIKMLDAAHNWVPDRGTPQDATDEEAVYRGVATGEQAPPPGFTPNDFTIPTVREVLERFPDTLMNIELKQDRENTGEFEANLAALLAEYGRGEDVVVASFADDIMFRYKRASQCSATSLPLGQVALFVLGGLGPLPGITLSNHQAFQVPIEYEGIPIVTENFIADAHNRDIAVQVWTIDDCPTMQELLDMGVDGIMTNRPTTLNHLLREGGCPESAE; translated from the coding sequence ATGCGTGCAGGAAAGGCGTTGGCAGTGATGATGCTGGGCGGGCTTCTGGTTGCCTGCTCGGGCGGTAGCGACGGCGGCGGTAGCGGCAGCGGAGGCGGGCTGGTTCCGCCGCCCGGTCCCGCACCCACCTTCGCCTGCATGGCATCGCTCACCGAGAACCCCTGGCGGCAGCGTCAGCCGCTGAACATCGCTCACGCCGGCGGCAACCTGGAGTTTCCCGACAACACCCTGTTCGCGTACGAGAAGGCGCTGGAAGTGGGTGCCCACATGCTGGAGATGGACATCTGGCAGACCGCGGACGGCGAGCTCGTCGTCATCCACGACGAGACCGTCAACCGCACCACCAACGGCAGCGGCCCGGTCGCGGAGAAAACCCTCGCCGAGATCAAGATGCTGGACGCGGCGCATAACTGGGTCCCGGACCGCGGAACGCCGCAGGACGCCACCGACGAGGAAGCCGTCTACCGTGGCGTCGCCACCGGCGAGCAGGCGCCGCCGCCCGGCTTCACGCCCAACGATTTCACTATCCCCACCGTGCGCGAAGTGCTGGAACGCTTCCCGGACACGCTCATGAACATCGAGCTGAAGCAGGATCGCGAGAACACCGGCGAGTTCGAGGCCAATCTCGCCGCCCTGCTGGCCGAATACGGCCGCGGTGAAGACGTCGTCGTCGCCTCCTTCGCGGACGACATCATGTTCCGCTACAAGCGCGCCAGCCAGTGCTCCGCCACCTCCCTGCCGCTGGGCCAGGTCGCGCTCTTCGTCCTCGGCGGCCTCGGCCCGTTGCCCGGCATCACTCTGAGCAATCACCAGGCCTTCCAGGTGCCCATCGAATACGAGGGCATCCCCATCGTCACCGAGAACTTCATCGCGGACGCCCACAACCGCGACATCGCCGTGCAGGTCTGGACCATCGACGACTGCCCGACCATGCAGGAACTTCTGGACATGGGCGTGGACGGCATCATGACCAACCGCCCGACGACGCTGAACCACCTCCTGCGCGAAGGCGGCTGCCCCGAATCCGCCGAATAG